The Epinephelus lanceolatus isolate andai-2023 chromosome 10, ASM4190304v1, whole genome shotgun sequence genomic sequence cctcacaaacctgtttctctgttttctctctctgccagGTATCTATTTTCCTCAAGGACAAAGTGCAGAACTCAAATGGTCGCTTTGTGCTCCCCACTAGTGGTCCTGTGCCTTATGGAACACAAGTCCCCGGCTTGATAAGGTACCGCTTTATACAGCTTTTTCCACTCAGACCCAAACAGTCTTCACTCTAAAGAATGATGGCGATAACCGAGACTGAGATTAAACAGTTGGCTCTGATCATAAATGTACTTTTGGTCCTTTCAGTGatctttaatgtttgttttttgcctttCATATGCTTGCTGATCTCACCCAGACACTGTAATCTTAAGTTAAGTAGGCCTAACTGCAGCTAATAGCATTACTGAGGTTTTGTTGAACAAGCATTTACATTCTAAGTTTAGATGTGTTGCATGTTGAGCTACTAACTACTTTTGTCACAGGAAGAAATACTAAAGAAATGATGTGCATAGAAAAGGTTTGAAGGCATGTTTGtctataataaatatatttttttgtatttggcaATTCCAGGATGTTTAGCTGCACTGGTGAAGAGATGGCCAGACTGCAGTTCAGTAATGGAGGAAACTACAATGCTGCTCTCCGGGAGGGATCTTTTGAGATTTTCGGAGACAGGGTCACCAAACTAGGCACAAACATGTAAGGCACAACACATCACAAAAGATGTACATTAACAtcaaaaacatgatttgtttgTCCTGTATTTATGTAGTTGCAGTGGGCTGATGATGATCGTCTGTCATCCAAGTCATGATATACTTAGAAGAACTAAGTCAAaggcttaaagggacatttcatcccaaaatcaaaaatacatatttttcctcttaccctTGGTGtcagttgcagagtgttggaggtaGCGgctgtggagatgtctgccttctctccaatataatggcaCTCTGCTCGTGGTgttcaaagcgccaaaaaaaatacaattgaaaaactcaacagcaatgtctctttccagaaatcatgacctggttactcaagattatccacagaccttgttgtgagcagtttcattcattcattgtccgTAAcggcttatcctgttaggggtggcgggggtgctggagcctatcccagctgacattgggcaagaggcagggtacaccctggacaggccacCAGACACagggctgacagacagacaaccattcacactcacattcacacctatgggtaatttagagtcaccatttacctaacctgcatgtctttggactgtgggaggaagtcggagtacccagagaaaacccacgctgacacggggagaacgtGCAAACTCTGcatagaagggctcccccaccctagGGTTCAaacaaggaaccctcttgctgtgagacggcaatgctaaccactgcagcacTATGCTGCCctaaaggaaaaatatgtatttttgattttggagtgaattgtccctttaaaaacTTTGCGATGGTGTTATCTTGGTGACTTTCCAGAGTCTTAGGTATTTAAACCTATGTAATTTAATGTCAGAATGTTATTACATTACAGTGTGACTGGTATAAAGAGAATTAAAGGCCTGGGATTTCCCACCACTCAGTAAAACATATAAAGACTACTGGATCACTAGACAGATCATCTTTAGCCCCATGTTGCATCAAAGTGTTCATTctctctgttcttcttcttttcactCAGGTACAGCGTGAGCCGCCCAGTGGAAACCCACATGTCAGGAACATCTAAAAATTCTGCTCAGCACACAAAGGTGAAACAGCTTCACTGTCAGTGCTGTGAACATAACTGATTTTATTAACACACAAAATGTTAATGAACTTCATGCACAAAAGTTGCATTCTTAAGGCTGATTTGGTGTTCTCAGTACATAACAGGAACATGAACTTAATGAAGTGACCCTGGTCCAGATGAACACTCTACGTCCTGGTGCataatcagcagcagcaggacctTGTGAATAACAGGTTCAGCATGAATACACTGTAGTGAACAAAGCATTGTGTGTCAACAGGTCAGTGCTGCTCCCAACCCTCTGGCCAAAGAGGAGCTGAATCTATTGGCCAAGTTAATGGGAGGGTTAGAAGTTCAGAAACCAGGAAATGCAGACAGCGGCTTCCGTGTCAACCTCTTCGCCACTGATGAGGAAGAAGAGTGAGTTtccatatttgtgtgtgtactgtcAGTGTGTCGTACGGCActtgatgaaacaaaactgctACCGAAATTAAACTATTTAAATTGTATTAATTACTCAAAACTAACATTGTGACTCTTTTCTTGTCATCACAGAGAGGCATTAATATCAAGACCAGATGAGCTTTCATATGGAGTCATAAACATCCAAGCAACAAAGGTAAAGCTGAGTTATCTGACCTCACAAAACTTTTCTATTTTGTATGATGTAATTTGATTATCAGTATTTGTGTCATGAAAATCAAACTTAACTGCACATTCAGTGACAAAGTCTGACTATACTGTCAGTCGTGTGTCATCTAAGGACAAGTGGAGACTACAAGACTCTCAGAGCTGCTGTGCTGCTCAAACCAAAAAAATTGGGGGGCAGTTGGCGATACCAGAAGACTCGTGAGGCCttagtacatacagtacatttgtgcacagtaaaGAGCAGGGTAAATGTCTAGCTTAAATATGAGGTGTCTCACTATCTATATTATATGCATCTAACAGCTGCTACACACACATAATCACTTTCtgcatttattgtttatttataacaggcaacaacaaagaagacaatgcCACACCGCACACTCTTCAGTGGCCTGTGTGCCTTCTGCTCTCCTCCTCATTTTGTCCTCTTCTCCTCACTTTATTCTCCACTCCTTTCCTTTGCTCTCTTCTCACTTTtgtctcctcccctccttgttttcttttcctccttcttttTAAGACAATCACACCCTAATTCTTATTGTTAAATAAGATATTAATATTCTTAAAAAATCCCAGGGAACAGATGcattcagcagctgcagctctgcgctcctcctctgcactcttTGCACACAACATGTTTGTGCAGCACCAAACCACATCAGATTTGTTTAAAATGAATTACCAGAGCCATGGAGAGGGAGAcgtaaacattatttcatgtcGAGTTTTGGTTTATAAAGATACGTGGAAGTAGGAAAGCCATTCGGTGTCTGTCTTTGGTCCCACTACGCGGTTAGTGAACCCGAATCAGCGAGCGTTGCGCTAGACTAGCTTACTTGTTGTTAAGCTAAATGGCAGGTTATTACCCAAGATAGGCTGGTTGTATTGAGATATTCTTATAGTGATTTAAAACAGCGACAAACAATGCTGAGGCCTAGGGTAAACACTATCATTACCTAGCTGTCCATGGAGGCAGGTCAGGGAGACGTTGATGCTGCTCCACAGGGTGCTCGATTTGCATGGCTGTGACAGGGAAAGAGGAATCAGGCATACAACGTGCTTTTAATTGAGAACTACAGCCAAATTTCAAAGCTTAAATATAAAgttattaaaacaaataaaaaaaaaatatcttgcaAAAAGGGCACTTATCCAGTCAGAGGCCAAAAGGGCGGAAGCTTGAGCTCCACCTGGGATCTATCTGTACACGTACATGCTGGGTGGGCTGCTTTGACAGGAGCCAATGATCACGACAGTcgccaaaatcacaaaaaaaattatgtcCGGTTTGCTTGCATCAGGCAAGTGAGTGATTCAGAGTTTACTGAGCCTCCCTTCTATCTCTTGTGTCCACTCATTCCGCAGAATGCTAGTTCCTAATGTATTCACCAATTTTGTAGCTACGATACTGGTTTTGATTCAGACTGTCTGCTTCCCTGCTTGTTTGGACACTGCCCTCCTCCCTTCTCAGAATCATCTCCAGGGTGTCTCAACTACAAATGGAGCTTGTTTTTGGCTATGatgaaatcaaacatgttttaaaactGACATATCATCCAGGACAGCTCACGACAGGAGCAGGACTCATCTCAGAGCTGTTTGACTCACAGCTTtttatctcatcttatcttGTCTTATCTAAAAAGTGTGTCTGGGTTAGACGGTTTGACAGACAAGTCTTCTTTTACCCTTGATAAGCCCTGTGATCGGACTCAGGGCCAAATGTTACTTATCTCAATGATAGGCTTAAGATTACACAGTCAGTGATCAGGGATGTGACGCTTTGCCAGTCTAACAGGATTTACTGTGATGAGGTATTAGTCCCTTGTGACGACCACTCTGACACTGTGATTGGTGGATAACAATGTCTTTCAGGACCAGCAGGCCAATGCAGAGCTGGCCAAGATCATGGGGGAATTCACAGAGTCTGGAGATCAATCTCCCAGCGCCAGCAGCAAAGGAGACGACCTTCTGGCCATGATGGACGGCCTGTGACACGGTCGCCCTGACAGAAACGCCCAGGGGGGTGGGGCACAATGCATCGTCAACAGTCTGCTCTACTGTAGACCAGTCTGCTGTCTCTACCTGCgtacacacactgcagtgaccTCACGTGCAGCCAATAAACTTTCTTCTTTGGGTGCTATTAAAATGCAGATGTGAGCAGGTGTTCCCATTTGGTTGTCAAATGACCGACTGCCAATTTGCATAGTTAACAACAGAGAATGTGGTGAGCCGAGCTTTAAGCTATGATACACTGTAGTAGTATATTTGCTGTAAACTGAAGTGTTTCAGTGCATCAAAATACACAGTGGGCCTACTGTACATCAGTGTGTtgaacatatgtgtgtgtgtggcgatAGCAATACATGCTAGCtgtacacaaaacacacattcctTTAATTTCACACTAGTACATTTCTCTTAATTATTAATAACACATCCCAGTTTTAGTTGCTTTGATGCGTTATAGCTCATAATTCCATGTTACACGATGTGAAGAGGGAGTTTAACTTCCTCTGTGTTCAATGAACGAATGATGATATTGTGGGGAAATCGGTGAAAACCCAAGTGCTCTTTCTAACGAGATTCAAATTCCCTCAAATCTTTATTTTGGTAAGAGATATTTATATGTTGCATCACACTGTACTACCTTAAAACAATATGAGGAGCAACCTGTAAGACACTTTTCACCTCCCTGTGAGTCTCTTGTGTGGAGCTATGGCCCAGAAATGTGCTCACTGATGAGTACATTATTATAAAATAGAGTAATGCAATATAAGTCGTTGTCtaatatgtaaatatgtttattgcaTACgttatttatttgaatgtataatgtTATATGTATAG encodes the following:
- the oscp1b gene encoding protein OSCP1, with translation MSSRTLPLLFINLGGEMLYILDQRLRAQNIPADKAKKVMNDIITTMFNKKFLEELFKPQELYSKKALRTVFDRLAHASIMRLNQASMDKLYDLMTMAFKYQVLLCPRPKDILLVSFNHMDAIKDFVKDTPSILSQVDETYRQLIEMYTPLSSGEFQLIRQTLLIFFQDMHIRVSIFLKDKVQNSNGRFVLPTSGPVPYGTQVPGLIRMFSCTGEEMARLQFSNGGNYNAALREGSFEIFGDRVTKLGTNMYSVSRPVETHMSGTSKNSAQHTKVSAAPNPLAKEELNLLAKLMGGLEVQKPGNADSGFRVNLFATDEEEEEALISRPDELSYGVINIQATKDQQANAELAKIMGEFTESGDQSPSASSKGDDLLAMMDGL